Proteins from a genomic interval of Neodiprion lecontei isolate iyNeoLeco1 chromosome 2, iyNeoLeco1.1, whole genome shotgun sequence:
- the LOC107219689 gene encoding protein kintoun produces the protein MAVYNSRLKKNWEDLDVTKEELETITDCLKKEEFRKLLFDYAEEVTNPENKKLYQSEIAQLERERGVDVTFVNPEPGYVIKTSVDGSRKCFVNISQSSSVGKPSSRPSCEGGSRGLQWSIPHTLAPPRDDLDKKSARCVVFDVVFHPDTLHLASKNSKFRETVNQTALDGVESSFKVKLDRNNLKFPKMSFKGVSQPTVIRKKSERPPVPSDVDLEPEIYQKLMTSYDESREEQLRAMDKPAERRSPSTKYFNESRSTESECPAYTTPKFVVKHQDSVDIQDFHNHKNARLHKTIPKKLVVEIDLPLLKSAGDATLDVQERLVMLKSEKPAKYQLQLPLPYSVDPDNGGAKFDPKNKKLTVTLPVLRGVVPLCDNREDSGVDSDHGSPLADSGDDEGAEKKALVTVIDRESAFGECEEDTALRTSNKSVPDEPAFMKPDVKYSLPAFSCNCYDKTLAFTIHLKNVDPDSIRHKMLKENSGVHVLLTSVGAGFFPVYYSMCFKTGRESIRPESLVIEPWDNNVVITVALEDCREDVSKYFVGIDEEFMELRELFAPVSLQNKLNELMIQPCLQTNKKIEVMGEGDDIVINITPNQLDSDDEAEREDTDSSRYDDHRSISESSGDELGNIPGPAGRSKGILKSRRNYGFTRSVSESSVDDSAMLASSIDFHSDSIPEINSESGSSSLKKTVRFNDVVARQLYRSNSSILGQRKKNQRKLRNKKRAHDRRTSESENSESEERAEKYKISPKNTPVENSVHENVKPILNYDKSMVHKKSEHIDIENQKNHNSHSSKRNDESTEKNHWNDDNENGTNAVTEVFKNDLIFDLDI, from the exons ATGGCCGTGTACAACTCGCGATTAAAAAAGAACTGGGAGGATTTGGACGTGACGAAGGAAGAGCTAGAGACGATAACCGACTGTCTTAAGAAGGAGGAATTCCGGAAACTCCTGTTCGATTACGCAGAGGAGGTGACGAACCCCGAGAACAAGAAACTGTACCAGTCGGAGATCGCGCAgctggagagagagagaggcgtaGACGTGACGTTCGTTAACCCTGAGCCGGGTTACGTAATAAAAACAAGCGTCGACGGGAGCAGGAAGTGCTTTGTAAACATAAGCCAAAGCTCGAGTGTCGGCAAGCCTTCGAGCCGGCCGAGCTGCGAGGGTGGTAGCCGGGGTTTGCAGTGGTCCATTCCCCACACCTTGGCTCCCCCCCGCGATGACCTCGACAAGAAGAGCGCCCGGTGCGTCGTCTTCGACGTGGTGTTCCACCCGGACACCCTGCACTTGGCCAGCAAGAATTCCAAGTTCCGGGAGACCGTTAATCAGACGGCGTTGGACGGTGTCGAGAGCAGTTTTAAAGTTAAGCTAGACCGGAACAACCTCAAGTTCCCCAAGATGAGCTTCAAGGGTGTCAGCCAGCCGACGGTGATCAGAAAGAAGTCGGAGCGGCCGCCGGTGCCCTCGGACGTTGACCTTGAGCCGGAGATCTACCAGAAGCTGATGACCAGCTACGACGAGAGCCGTGAGGAGCAGCTTCGAGCCATGGACAAACCGGCCGAGCGGCGGTCGCCTTCGACTAAATATTTCAACGAGAGCAGGAGCACGGAGAGCGAGTGCCCCGCGTACACCACGCCAAAGTTCGTCGTCAAGCATCAGGACAGCGTCGATATACAAGACTTTCATAATCACAAAAATGCCAGACTCCATAAAACTATTCCCAAGAAACTTGTCGTTGAAATCGACCTCCCCCTTCTTAAAAGCGCCGGCGACGCCACCCTTGATGTTCAAGAACGGCTGGTAATGCTGAAGAGCGAGAAACCCGCTAAATACCAGCTTCAACTCCCCCTGCCGTACAGTGTCGATCCAGACAACGGCGGCGCAAAATTTGACCCTAAAAACAAGAAGCTCACTGTCACTCTGCCTGTTCTCAGGGGCGTCGTTCCGCTCTGTGACAACAGGGAGGACAGTGGAGTCGACAGTGATCATGGCAGCCCTTTGGCAGACTCTGGCGATGATGAAGGAGCCGAGAAAAAGGCACTGGTTACCGTTATCGACAGGGAAAGTGCGTTTGGTGAATGTGAGGAAGATACCGCGCTAAGAACTAGTAACAAAAGCGTACCTGACGAGCCGGCGTTCATGAAACCTGATGTCAAATATTCCCTTCCTGCCTTTAGCTGTAATTGTTATGATAAAACTCTTGCTTTTACTATCCACCTCAAAAATGTTGATCCTGATTCGATACGGCATAAAATGCTGAAAGAGAATTCGGGCGTTCATGTGCTTCTCACCTCGGTCGGAGCTGGATTTTTTCCCGTTTATTATTCTATGTGCTTTAAGACTGGGCGAGAATCTATTCGTCCCGAATCACTGGTCATAGAGCCTTGGGATAACAATGTTGTCATTACCGTTGCCTTGGAAGATTGCAGGGAAGACGTGAGCAAGTACTTCGTTGGAATTGACGAAGAGTTTATGGAACTCAGGGAACTATTCGCCCCTGTTTCCCTCCAAAATAAACTCAATGAACTTATg ATTCAGCCTTGTCTGCAAACAAATAAGAAGATTGAAGTTATGGGAGAAGGCGATGACATTGTGATTAATATAACGCCAAATCAGTTGGACTCAGACGATGAGGCAGAGCGCGAAGATACAGACTCTTCACGATACGACGATCATAGATCGATATCAGAAAGTAGCGGTGATGAATTAGGAAATATTCCTGGTCCCGCGGGCAGGTCCAAGGGTATACTAAAGTCCCGTCGTAATTATGGCTTTACACGTTCGGTTTCCGAATCGAGCGTAGACGATAGCGCTATGCTTGCTTCTTCTATAGACTTCCATTCCGACTCAATTCCAGAAATAAATTCTGAGTCTGGAAGTTCGAGTTTGAAGAAGACAGTTCGTTTTAATGATGTTGTCGCTCGCCAGTTATACAG atcCAACTCAAGTATCCTAGGACAGCGTAAGAAGAACCAGCGCAAATTACGCAATAAGAAACGTGCGCACGATCGTAGAACTAGTGAAAGTGAAAACTCCGAGAGCGAGGAGCGTGCGGAAAAGTACAAAATTAGCCCTAAAAATACCCCGGTGGAAAATAGCGTCCATGAAAATGTGAAGCCAATATTAAATTACGATAAATCGATGGTACACAAAAAATCTGAGCACATCGAtatagaaaatcaaaaaaatcacaacTCTCATTCCAGTAAACGAAACGATGAGAGTACAGAGAAAAATCATTGGaatgatgataatgaaaatGGTACAAACGCTGTTACAGAAGTCTTTAAGAACGATTTAATTTTTGATcttgatatttaa